Proteins encoded within one genomic window of Streptomyces profundus:
- a CDS encoding DUF1992 domain-containing protein has translation MTERKPPGVTFESWVDKQIREAEERGDFADLPGRGKPLPGLSEPYDELWWIREKMVKENLSSLPPTLVLRKEAEDALAAALAAPTERAARRIVAEINERIEAGVRQPMDGPPLNLVPFDVERVVSDWRAGVAERLRDSAS, from the coding sequence ATGACCGAGCGCAAGCCACCAGGGGTCACCTTCGAGTCCTGGGTGGACAAGCAGATCAGGGAGGCCGAGGAGCGCGGCGACTTCGCCGATCTGCCGGGCCGGGGCAAGCCGCTGCCCGGGCTCTCCGAGCCCTATGACGAGCTGTGGTGGATCAGGGAGAAGATGGTCAAGGAGAACCTCTCCTCCCTGCCGCCCACCCTGGTGCTGCGCAAGGAGGCCGAGGACGCGTTGGCCGCCGCGCTGGCCGCGCCCACCGAGCGGGCGGCGCGCCGGATCGTGGCGGAGATCAACGAGCGGATCGAGGCGGGCGTTCGGCAGCCGATGGACGGGCCGCCGCTCAACCTCGTCCCCTTCGACGTCGAGCGGGTCGTCAGCGACTGGCGCGCGGGGGTCGCCGAGCGGCTGCGCGACAGCGCGAGCTGA
- a CDS encoding fructosamine kinase family protein, whose protein sequence is MTLHTLLDAAGFDAISVGPAAGGVIADAGIARLGDGRRVFAKTVTGDLPGLFAVEAEGLAALRDEGGQAVPDVHHVSPTLLVLAAHQPAPDEPAFWAALGHRIAALHTRTVADRFGWHRDGWLGRLRQDNTWDTDGHRFFAERRVLRWLTEPAADAAFDAADRHAIEALCAALPELVPAQPPSLTHGDLWRGNVVATAEGEPVLIDPAVSSTWPEVDLGMFWCSPRPPAADAFFAAYAESAPLLDGWRERMPLMYLRELMSVVAHDADTWGAARMVRELAAPFRRR, encoded by the coding sequence ATGACACTGCACACGCTGCTCGACGCGGCCGGTTTCGACGCGATCTCCGTCGGACCGGCCGCCGGCGGGGTGATCGCGGACGCCGGCATCGCCCGACTCGGCGACGGACGACGGGTGTTCGCCAAGACCGTGACGGGGGACCTCCCCGGCCTCTTCGCGGTGGAGGCCGAAGGGCTGGCCGCGCTGCGCGACGAGGGCGGCCAGGCCGTCCCCGACGTCCACCATGTCTCGCCGACGCTGCTGGTCCTGGCGGCGCACCAACCGGCGCCCGACGAGCCCGCGTTCTGGGCCGCCCTCGGCCACCGGATCGCCGCGCTGCACACCCGCACCGTCGCCGACCGCTTCGGCTGGCACCGCGACGGCTGGCTGGGGCGCCTGCGGCAGGACAACACGTGGGACACCGACGGCCACCGCTTCTTCGCCGAGCGGCGCGTGCTGCGCTGGCTCACCGAGCCGGCCGCGGACGCCGCCTTCGACGCGGCCGACCGCCACGCCATCGAGGCGCTCTGCGCCGCGCTGCCCGAACTGGTTCCGGCGCAGCCGCCGTCGCTCACCCACGGGGATCTGTGGCGCGGGAACGTGGTGGCGACCGCCGAGGGCGAGCCGGTGCTGATCGACCCGGCCGTCTCCTCCACCTGGCCCGAGGTCGACCTCGGCATGTTCTGGTGCTCGCCGCGCCCGCCGGCGGCCGACGCCTTCTTCGCCGCCTACGCCGAGTCGGCGCCGCTGCTCGACGGCTGGCGGGAGCGGATGCCGCTGATGTACCTGCGGGAGCTGATGAGCGTGGTCGCGCACGACGCCGACACCTGGGGCGCGGCCAGGATGGTCAGGGAGCTGGCCGCGCCCTTCCGCCGACGTTGA
- a CDS encoding GNAT family N-acetyltransferase encodes MNGLPRDPECRLDVAATPTAAALVLRPWSVADAPELVEIHRDPAMRHWIVDPLTSADDALRWVRAQERGWATGERFAFAVLAADRDGAAPRLAGHVVLKTVAAGKPSADVGYWTAAWTRGRGVAPRALETLTTWAFDTFRAEGLTRIDLFHQVDNGASCRVAEKCGYTFDRLLPSLPPAFPREGHLHTRHAAA; translated from the coding sequence ATGAACGGCCTACCGCGGGACCCCGAATGCCGCCTCGATGTGGCCGCGACGCCGACGGCCGCCGCGCTCGTCCTCCGTCCCTGGAGCGTGGCGGACGCGCCCGAACTGGTCGAGATCCACCGGGATCCGGCGATGCGGCACTGGATCGTCGATCCGCTGACGAGCGCGGACGACGCGCTGCGCTGGGTGCGCGCCCAGGAGCGGGGCTGGGCCACGGGCGAGCGCTTCGCCTTCGCCGTCCTGGCGGCGGACCGGGACGGGGCGGCGCCCCGGCTGGCGGGCCATGTGGTACTCAAAACGGTCGCGGCCGGCAAGCCGTCGGCCGATGTCGGCTACTGGACGGCGGCGTGGACGCGCGGCCGGGGCGTGGCCCCCCGCGCGTTGGAGACGCTCACCACCTGGGCGTTCGACACGTTCCGCGCCGAGGGGCTGACCCGCATCGACCTGTTCCACCAGGTGGACAACGGGGCCTCCTGCCGGGTCGCGGAGAAGTGCGGCTACACCTTCGACCGGCTGCTCCCGTCGCTGCCACCCGCCTTCCCCCGCGAAGGCCACCTGCACACCCGGCACGCGGCTGCCTGA
- a CDS encoding alpha/beta fold hydrolase, which produces MIERVPVPGGLLEVETEGEGPPVVLVHAGVADRRMWDGVVPALAAEHRVIRPDLRGFGGSPPPGEPYTGAGDLLRVLDAAGLERVAMVGASNGGRVACEFAAVHGARLTSLALLNPPLLSWDWSAEMGAYGDAEEAALERGDVAAAVELNLDMWVRGPARPWDATLRAHGETLREAMRVALVNQSLTDEFEESAKPDLADDLGAVRTPTLVAVGEADVPDFRRIAERLAAELPDGRLSRLGGVGHLPAVEQPDVTARLLLSFLREFPA; this is translated from the coding sequence GTGATCGAGCGTGTCCCCGTTCCGGGTGGCCTGTTGGAAGTCGAGACGGAAGGGGAGGGGCCGCCCGTGGTGCTGGTGCACGCGGGCGTGGCGGATCGCCGGATGTGGGACGGGGTGGTGCCGGCGCTCGCCGCCGAGCACCGGGTGATCCGTCCGGACCTGCGCGGTTTCGGCGGGTCGCCGCCGCCCGGCGAGCCGTATACCGGCGCCGGCGATCTGCTGCGGGTGCTGGACGCGGCCGGCCTGGAGCGGGTGGCGATGGTGGGCGCGTCCAACGGGGGCCGGGTGGCGTGCGAGTTCGCCGCCGTGCACGGTGCGCGGCTGACCTCGCTGGCGCTGTTGAACCCGCCGCTGCTGAGCTGGGACTGGTCCGCGGAGATGGGCGCCTACGGCGACGCCGAGGAGGCGGCGCTGGAACGGGGCGACGTGGCGGCGGCGGTGGAGCTGAACCTCGACATGTGGGTGCGCGGCCCGGCGCGGCCGTGGGACGCGACGCTGCGGGCGCACGGAGAGACGCTGCGCGAGGCGATGCGGGTCGCCCTCGTCAACCAGTCGCTGACCGACGAGTTCGAGGAGAGCGCCAAGCCGGATCTCGCGGACGACCTCGGGGCGGTGCGGACGCCGACGCTGGTGGCGGTGGGCGAGGCGGATGTGCCGGACTTCCGGCGGATCGCGGAGCGGCTGGCCGCCGAGCTGCCCGACGGGCGGCTGAGTCGGCTCGGGGGCGTCGGGCATCTGCCGGCGGTGGAGCAACCGGACGTCACCGCCCGGCTGTTGCTCTCCTTCCTGCGGGAGTTCCCCGCCTGA
- a CDS encoding LAETG motif-containing sortase-dependent surface protein, with protein MNRPFHRRTAAAVAVGAVSLPALLLAASPAHAASASIEPPTSEMPWCDEVERAEDISVFLEGVPEEVTAPEEWQEYTYQVHNGTDEPIGPIYTRTTAWYNSNDGVDEPYPFNLQWWVDDEWREVPWESDSYDGHFGEIAELAPGETGEAQIRTRGHLNRPGWVDVTVSARFHGAEGSEDHYTCYTAERAEQWALIVADEEPEPTDPEPSEPGEPSPEPNAPQPQTGSDGDADDDRELAATGGSSALPVAAAVGGVVLVAGVGAVVLARRSRTTA; from the coding sequence ATGAACCGTCCCTTCCACCGCCGTACCGCCGCAGCAGTGGCGGTGGGCGCCGTCTCCCTGCCCGCGCTGCTGCTCGCCGCCTCGCCGGCCCACGCCGCCAGCGCCTCGATCGAGCCGCCGACGAGCGAGATGCCCTGGTGCGACGAGGTCGAGCGCGCGGAGGACATCAGCGTCTTCCTGGAGGGCGTCCCCGAGGAGGTGACGGCGCCCGAGGAGTGGCAGGAGTACACCTACCAGGTGCACAACGGCACCGACGAGCCGATCGGCCCGATCTACACCAGGACCACCGCCTGGTACAACAGCAACGACGGTGTCGACGAGCCGTACCCGTTCAACCTCCAGTGGTGGGTGGACGACGAGTGGCGCGAGGTGCCGTGGGAGAGCGACTCCTACGACGGGCACTTCGGGGAGATCGCGGAGCTGGCGCCGGGCGAGACCGGCGAGGCGCAGATCCGCACCCGCGGCCACCTGAACCGGCCGGGCTGGGTGGATGTCACCGTCAGCGCCCGCTTCCACGGCGCCGAGGGCAGCGAGGACCACTACACCTGCTACACCGCGGAGCGCGCGGAGCAGTGGGCGCTGATCGTGGCCGACGAGGAGCCGGAGCCGACCGACCCGGAGCCGTCGGAGCCAGGGGAGCCCAGCCCCGAGCCCAACGCCCCCCAGCCGCAGACCGGTTCGGACGGCGACGCGGACGACGACCGCGAACTGGCCGCGACCGGCGGCTCGTCGGCGCTGCCCGTGGCCGCGGCCGTGGGCGGCGTCGTCCTGGTCGCCGGCGTCGGCGCCGTCGTCCTCGCCCGCAGGAGCCGCACGACCGCCTGA
- a CDS encoding bleomycin resistance protein yields MTESVIPLLPCLSLDETLDFYRALDFEVTFHQPKPYPFGAVRRGGIQLQFFGMRGYDPARGYGGAYVNTDDVDTLHAAFRAGLKRATGRVPTRGLPRLGTPRDMSYGVRQFLMTDPGGNTLRFGQPISDDFTLRAIPSERYARALHQALLLGVSKGDHTAGARIIDHALAADGAPPALLLLRLLVLRAELAVALDQDEAAAGWLARAEEVPLDAADRASLADELGRLDELRATRRQDDLP; encoded by the coding sequence GTGACGGAGTCCGTGATCCCCCTGCTGCCCTGCCTGTCCCTGGACGAGACCCTCGACTTCTACCGCGCGCTCGACTTCGAGGTCACCTTCCACCAGCCCAAGCCCTACCCCTTCGGCGCGGTCCGCCGAGGCGGCATCCAGTTGCAGTTCTTCGGGATGCGGGGCTACGACCCCGCGCGGGGCTACGGCGGCGCCTACGTCAACACCGACGACGTGGACACGCTCCACGCCGCCTTCCGCGCCGGCCTCAAGCGGGCCACCGGACGGGTCCCCACCCGGGGGCTGCCGCGCCTCGGCACCCCGCGCGACATGAGCTACGGCGTGCGGCAGTTCCTGATGACCGACCCCGGCGGCAACACCCTGCGGTTCGGCCAGCCGATCTCCGACGACTTCACCCTCCGCGCGATCCCCAGCGAGCGCTACGCCCGCGCCCTGCACCAGGCCCTGCTGCTGGGCGTCTCCAAGGGCGACCACACGGCCGGCGCCCGGATCATCGACCACGCGCTGGCCGCCGACGGCGCCCCGCCCGCCCTGCTGCTGCTGCGGTTGCTGGTGCTGCGCGCCGAGTTGGCCGTCGCGCTCGACCAGGACGAGGCGGCGGCCGGCTGGCTGGCGCGGGCCGAGGAGGTGCCCCTCGACGCGGCGGACCGCGCGTCGCTCGCCGACGAGCTGGGCCGCCTCGACGAACTGCGCGCCACGCGGCGCCAGGACGACCTGCCCTAA
- a CDS encoding MFS transporter → MPSSTTTTEATPPRQPPVERPTLALAVLAAGMLMITLDGSIVTVAMPAIQQDLNFTPAGLSWVVNAYLIAFGGLLLLTGRLGDLLGRRRLLLTGTSVFTVASVLAGAAGSSGLLIGARFLQGVGAAMTSAVSLGILVTLFTERTARSRAIAVFAFTGAAGASIGQVLGGVLTDVLSWHWIFLINLPIGLATLWLAVRVLPADRGLGLRQGADLWGAALVTSGLVLGIYAVVGVEEHGWTAGSTLGLGALAVALLVGFVVRQARAAIPLMPLRVVRSRSVVGANLVQMLMVAALFSFQIVLALYLQQVLDYSALATGLAMLPAAVAIGTVSLGVSARLNARFGERRVLLAGLASLITLLALLSRVPTDADYVTDLLPLMFLAGGFGLALPALTSLGMSQAGERDAGLVSGLFNTTQQVGMALGVAVLSTLAAERTRDALARGEALPEALTDGYQLAFRVGAGLLTAAFLVAFTVLRSGPARAEKAAEKAAEGAAR, encoded by the coding sequence ATGCCGTCGTCCACCACCACGACCGAAGCCACTCCCCCTCGTCAACCCCCGGTGGAGCGCCCCACGTTGGCGCTGGCGGTGCTGGCCGCCGGGATGCTGATGATCACGCTGGACGGCAGCATCGTGACCGTGGCGATGCCCGCCATCCAGCAGGATCTGAACTTCACGCCGGCCGGGCTGAGTTGGGTGGTGAACGCCTATCTGATCGCGTTCGGCGGGCTGCTGCTGCTCACCGGGCGGCTCGGTGATCTGCTGGGCCGGAGGCGGCTGTTGCTGACCGGGACCAGCGTCTTCACCGTCGCCTCGGTGTTGGCCGGCGCGGCCGGCAGCTCGGGGCTGCTGATCGGGGCCCGGTTCCTCCAGGGGGTGGGCGCCGCGATGACCTCGGCGGTCAGCCTGGGCATTCTGGTCACGCTCTTCACCGAGCGCACCGCCCGCTCCAGGGCCATCGCCGTCTTCGCCTTCACCGGCGCGGCGGGGGCCTCCATCGGCCAGGTGCTGGGCGGGGTGCTGACCGATGTGCTCAGCTGGCACTGGATCTTCCTGATCAACCTCCCCATCGGCCTGGCCACCCTCTGGCTCGCCGTCCGCGTGCTGCCGGCCGACCGTGGTCTCGGGCTGCGCCAGGGCGCGGACCTGTGGGGCGCGGCGCTGGTGACCTCGGGTCTGGTGCTGGGGATCTACGCCGTCGTCGGGGTGGAGGAGCACGGGTGGACGGCCGGTTCGACGTTGGGGCTCGGCGCGCTGGCCGTGGCGTTGCTGGTCGGCTTCGTGGTGCGGCAGGCGCGGGCCGCGATCCCGTTGATGCCGCTGCGGGTGGTGCGTTCCCGGAGCGTGGTGGGGGCGAACCTGGTGCAGATGCTGATGGTCGCGGCGCTGTTCTCCTTCCAGATCGTCCTGGCGCTCTACCTGCAACAGGTGCTGGACTACAGCGCGTTGGCGACCGGGCTGGCGATGCTGCCGGCGGCCGTGGCGATCGGCACCGTCTCGTTGGGGGTCTCGGCGCGGCTCAACGCCCGCTTCGGTGAGCGGCGGGTGCTGCTCGCCGGGCTCGCGTCGCTGATCACGCTGCTCGCCCTCCTCTCCCGGGTGCCGACCGACGCGGACTATGTGACCGATCTGCTGCCGCTGATGTTCCTGGCGGGCGGCTTCGGTCTCGCGCTGCCGGCGCTCACCTCGCTGGGCATGTCGCAGGCGGGGGAACGGGACGCGGGGTTGGTCTCCGGGCTCTTCAACACGACGCAGCAGGTGGGCATGGCGCTGGGGGTGGCGGTGCTCTCCACGCTGGCCGCCGAGCGGACCCGCGACGCGCTGGCCCGGGGGGAGGCGCTGCCGGAGGCGCTGACCGACGGCTACCAGCTGGCGTTCCGGGTCGGTGCCGGGCTGCTGACCGCGGCGTTCCTGGTGGCGTTCACCGTGCTGCGGAGCGGTCCGGCGCGGGCCGAGAAGGCGGCCGAGAAGGCGGCCGAGGGGGCGGCCCGTTGA
- a CDS encoding MFS transporter — protein sequence MADPAQGRTVDGPNTEARSGRIVGILALAGIVAALTQTLVVPLIGELPNILGTSSSNASWVITATLLAAAVITPVSGRLGDMYGKRRILLASTVPMVAGSVLCALTSSVGPMIVGRGLQGLGMGVIPLGISLLRDVLPVERLGTSIALMSASMGVGGALGLPFAAAVAEHASWRALFWVTAGFSLLVGTLIWLFVPSGRVSTTRAPFDVLGAVGLGSALVCLLLAVSKGADWGWSSATTLGLFAAALILLPLWARWELRVKDPLVDLRVNGRPQILLTNAASVLVGFSMYAQSLVIPQLLQLPEATGYGLGQSMIAMGLWMAPAGLMMMAMAPFGARLSAARGPKVTLAVGSLAIAAGYLSALVLLGSTWGLLAVTLICNSGVGLAYGAMPALIMSGVPQSETGSANSFNALMRSIGSSVAAAVMGVVLAQLTTEFGGFALPSENGFRVALLIGAGVALAAAAVAATIPVRPLAAPESASESADGTPPREATRAEV from the coding sequence ATGGCAGACCCAGCACAAGGGAGAACAGTGGACGGCCCCAACACCGAAGCGCGCTCCGGCCGCATCGTCGGAATCCTCGCCCTCGCCGGCATCGTGGCCGCGCTCACGCAGACCCTGGTGGTCCCGCTGATCGGGGAACTGCCGAACATCCTCGGCACCAGCTCGTCGAACGCGTCCTGGGTGATCACCGCCACCCTGCTGGCCGCCGCCGTGATCACCCCCGTCTCCGGGCGGCTCGGCGACATGTACGGCAAGCGGAGAATCCTGCTGGCCTCCACCGTCCCCATGGTCGCTGGCTCCGTGCTCTGCGCGCTCACCTCTTCGGTCGGTCCGATGATCGTCGGACGTGGTCTCCAGGGGCTGGGCATGGGCGTGATCCCGCTGGGCATCAGCCTGCTGCGCGACGTGCTGCCGGTGGAGAGGCTGGGCACCTCCATCGCGCTGATGAGCGCCTCCATGGGCGTCGGCGGCGCCCTCGGCCTGCCGTTCGCGGCGGCGGTCGCCGAACACGCCAGCTGGCGGGCGCTGTTCTGGGTGACCGCCGGGTTCAGCCTGCTGGTGGGAACGCTGATCTGGCTCTTCGTCCCGTCCGGCCGGGTGTCGACCACCCGGGCGCCGTTCGACGTGCTGGGCGCGGTCGGCCTCGGCAGCGCCCTGGTCTGCCTGCTGCTGGCCGTCTCCAAGGGGGCCGACTGGGGATGGTCCAGCGCCACCACGCTCGGCCTGTTCGCCGCCGCGCTGATCCTGCTGCCGCTGTGGGCGCGTTGGGAGCTGCGCGTCAAGGACCCGCTGGTCGACCTGCGGGTGAACGGACGGCCGCAGATCCTGCTGACCAACGCGGCCTCGGTGCTCGTCGGCTTCTCGATGTACGCGCAGTCGCTGGTCATCCCCCAGCTGCTCCAACTGCCCGAGGCCACCGGCTACGGCCTCGGCCAGTCGATGATCGCCATGGGCCTGTGGATGGCGCCCGCCGGGCTGATGATGATGGCCATGGCGCCGTTCGGCGCGCGGCTCTCGGCCGCCAGGGGGCCCAAGGTCACGCTGGCCGTTGGCAGTCTGGCGATCGCGGCCGGCTATCTCTCCGCGCTGGTGCTGCTCGGCTCGACCTGGGGCCTGTTGGCCGTGACGCTGATCTGCAACAGCGGCGTTGGCCTCGCCTACGGCGCGATGCCCGCGCTGATCATGAGCGGCGTCCCGCAGTCGGAGACCGGCTCGGCCAACAGCTTCAACGCGCTGATGCGCTCCATCGGCTCGTCCGTCGCCGCCGCCGTGATGGGCGTCGTACTGGCCCAGCTGACCACGGAGTTCGGCGGGTTCGCGCTGCCGTCCGAGAACGGGTTCCGGGTGGCGCTGCTGATCGGCGCCGGCGTGGCGCTGGCCGCGGCGGCCGTCGCCGCCACCATCCCGGTCCGGCCGCTCGCCGCGCCCGAGTCCGCATCCGAATCCGCCGACGGGACGCCGCCCCGCGAGGCCACCCGCGCGGAGGTGTGA
- a CDS encoding MarR family winged helix-turn-helix transcriptional regulator has product MLFTRHTIPFNARKWGADRELDRSAYVLLSRIQIDGPLSISQLSQAFGLDVSTLNRQTAAMLRSGVVERIPDPEGGVARKFSITVEGERRLEADRARSVRSLGRVMADWTPDEIAQFAGFLKRFNGDIERLEGRPWPRP; this is encoded by the coding sequence ATGCTGTTCACACGGCACACGATCCCGTTCAACGCCCGCAAATGGGGCGCCGACCGGGAGTTGGACCGCAGCGCCTATGTGCTGCTGAGCCGCATCCAGATCGACGGGCCGCTCTCCATCAGCCAGCTCAGCCAGGCCTTCGGCCTCGACGTCTCCACGCTCAACCGGCAGACCGCGGCCATGCTCAGGAGCGGCGTCGTCGAACGCATCCCGGACCCCGAGGGCGGCGTCGCCCGCAAGTTCAGCATCACCGTCGAGGGCGAACGCCGGCTCGAAGCGGACCGCGCCCGCAGCGTCCGATCGCTGGGGCGGGTCATGGCCGACTGGACGCCGGATGAGATCGCCCAGTTCGCCGGCTTCCTCAAGCGCTTCAACGGGGACATCGAACGCCTGGAGGGCCGCCCCTGGCCCCGCCCCTGA
- a CDS encoding YeeE/YedE family protein, with protein MTTVSPPPSSPPAVAWLSHSPTRVPPPTPPEAPPVRRGPLAVAGLLAAGLDAYVFARHGAKPGVLLLLGLGLGFALFHSRFGFTSAWRQLIAVGNGAGLRAHTLLLGTTATLFALIIGTGTGLFGSEPAPSAGPIGIGLLLGAFVFAIGMQLGGACASGTLFAVGSGQTSIVLTLGGFIAGSTIAAWQFDLWNDLPALDPFVLSDHVGWFGSWGVTILALLGIYALTRLVQRRRTPPPVGAVPTARGAALRAVRGSWPLAAGAVALAVLGAGVLLVSGGAWGVTSAFALWGSELVGALGGHPESWTFWQQPGNADMLAGPVLADKNSLTDIGIMIGAAVAASLGGTWALHRGVPWRTAVAAVLGGVLMGIGARLAGGCNIGAYLAGIASGSLHGWIWGLTALAGTWFGLRLRPLFRLANPKPTDGVC; from the coding sequence ATGACCACCGTGTCCCCGCCGCCCTCGTCGCCCCCCGCCGTCGCCTGGCTCTCCCACTCCCCCACCCGCGTGCCGCCGCCCACGCCGCCGGAGGCGCCGCCGGTGCGGCGCGGCCCGCTGGCCGTCGCCGGGCTGCTCGCCGCCGGGCTCGACGCCTACGTGTTCGCCCGGCACGGCGCCAAGCCCGGCGTGCTGCTGCTCCTCGGGCTCGGCCTCGGCTTCGCGCTCTTCCACTCCCGGTTCGGCTTCACCTCCGCCTGGCGCCAGCTGATAGCCGTCGGCAACGGCGCCGGGCTGCGCGCCCACACGCTGCTGCTGGGCACCACGGCGACCCTCTTCGCGCTGATCATCGGCACCGGCACCGGGCTCTTCGGCTCCGAGCCCGCGCCCTCCGCTGGACCGATCGGGATCGGCCTGCTGCTGGGCGCGTTCGTCTTCGCCATCGGCATGCAGCTGGGCGGCGCCTGCGCCTCGGGCACGCTCTTCGCCGTGGGCTCGGGACAGACCTCGATCGTGCTCACCCTCGGCGGCTTCATCGCCGGATCGACCATCGCCGCCTGGCAGTTCGACCTCTGGAACGATCTGCCGGCGCTCGACCCGTTCGTGCTCTCCGACCATGTCGGCTGGTTCGGCTCCTGGGGCGTCACCATCCTGGCGCTGCTCGGCATCTACGCCCTGACCCGCCTCGTCCAGCGCCGCCGCACGCCGCCGCCGGTCGGCGCGGTGCCCACCGCCAGGGGTGCGGCGCTGCGCGCGGTGCGCGGCTCCTGGCCGCTGGCGGCCGGCGCCGTGGCGCTGGCGGTGCTGGGCGCGGGGGTGCTGCTGGTCTCCGGTGGCGCCTGGGGCGTGACCAGTGCCTTCGCCCTCTGGGGCAGCGAGCTGGTGGGCGCGCTCGGTGGACACCCGGAGAGCTGGACGTTCTGGCAACAGCCGGGCAACGCCGACATGTTGGCCGGTCCCGTGCTCGCCGACAAGAACAGCCTGACCGATATCGGGATCATGATCGGCGCCGCCGTCGCCGCCTCGCTCGGCGGCACCTGGGCGCTGCACCGGGGCGTGCCGTGGCGCACCGCCGTGGCCGCGGTGCTCGGCGGCGTGCTGATGGGCATCGGCGCCCGGCTGGCCGGCGGCTGCAACATCGGCGCCTACCTCGCCGGGATCGCCTCGGGCAGCCTGCACGGCTGGATCTGGGGCCTCACCGCGCTGGCCGGCACCTGGTTCGGCCTCCGGCTGCGCCCCCTGTTCCGGCTGGCCAACCCCAAGCCGACCGACGGCGTCTGCTGA